The Crassostrea angulata isolate pt1a10 chromosome 1, ASM2561291v2, whole genome shotgun sequence nucleotide sequence ttaaacaaccgaCGTGCTACCCACATATGAGCAAGTATATGGGTGCACAATAAATCAATCATCAAATCaacaatcaataaatcaaatgttcaatcaatcaatttatcaatcataaatcattaaaatcaattagttaataaattataaatctaTCAATCCAATCCAATTAGTCCATTTGTAAGTTCATTGAAATGTCAGGGCAATAATCCAAAAACCTAATTGTGACAGTCAGTAGTTCAAAATAGCGCAATCATGATCAAATTAGTTCTAGCATCATTAAGTTGAATTAGTCCTAAATACAGGGTGTGTGGAAGAAATTTCGTGTGATGGTCCAGCAAAAGAATGCCGAACCCGATATGAATTGCGAAAAAAACATGCAGTATACTTTCTATTTCTGTGCTACAAAATCTACAACAGTCATCggttatatttttgatttttaaaagctaGTAACGTACAGGGAGAATCCTATGAAGGATTCTGTACTGTAACCATTATAATGAGCAATCcatagtaattttaaaataaaatttaaacacttcttgtatacatatacttttaAGTCCATGTGGAGACAGTTCGTCATTCCATTTATATATTCTATTGGGAAtgatattgtttttgttaatacaattataaatcacttttgtacatttttcatttaataaaatattttcaaaataaaagataGACATTGTCCACATCTTCTCTTCACATTTGTGTTCAATAATATACATTCCAAAAACTGGAAATAGCAGTAATAATACTGTTGTACTGCATtgcacattttctttttaaaatatgtaacttAAATTGaggaaatacattttttgataaaaagtcgccattatttgataaaatcacCAACATTTTAAACACCTTTTTGTAAAACACGCTGTTACTATTATTCCAAATATTAGAATTAAACCATACtggaacatgaaaaaaaaatatttttcacattttggcGAGGGAAGAGAAATAGTGTGAGTATTCGTCTTTTCCATTGTTGTACCagtgatttaatttttgatatacaAAAAAAGTCCCCTTGTCTTACTGTCTTCTTTTTCAGCTTCTTTTGAGGCAATCTGTTTTTCGTTTTCAATATCATTCTTGGTATCTTTTGACCTCAGTGAACGCAAGACTACACACAAGTTTAAATGATGGATAATTCCTGCATTTCGCTACGTTCTCAATTCGCAAACCAGAAAAGTCGAGCATAACAAGGGCAAGGATGACAAACCcttaaaaaataactaaatattttcatgatcttggttcttcaatcgataagattgtatatattatatgatacataagtcttccaaaatgtataatctattatagattttgcttacaatgcattgttcaaaatttatttcagtttaatcaactaaggAGCCAACGAAcaagaaggcaaattcagacttctttttattttctttgtacaaaattcctttagagacgaacagcagtcataccgcaagtagactgcaagccaatgaaacacctatttaatttgtaaaacatctgtgtataacccgtcccgattttaacttcggcttgtgCATGAAGTTTTGTAGTATTTAGGTGaaagattgttaaaataaaactcacaacttttcaaaaatggcacattgcgtttggaaactttaatttcgattccaccattaacctcttctattgatgaatgagctcgtacaccaacaGAATCGTCAACGgtgctgtgcattcagttacgtaactcattccacatttgaacccgagcaagaatttttgatcaataaaactatttgtttattttctaaatagaattttgtttatacacagaggacttaaaaagatttaatgcgtgttttaataatacatatttactgaaatgcatgaaaactttctgcactattttcttacgcgtagactcaattcatgtgttctaggcgtgccttccggtttgagacttcggctgacagtaaaccaatagacggggtcacgtgaccccgtctaaaaatcatattatactaatCTTAAAACTGAAGTAAGAATCAAAAATCGGGGGAGGGGATGTTACATTCACGTGATTGGTACAATTCCTCCCATCACTAGCGAAAACAAAACACCACAAATGTTTAATCTTTAGTAATACAGTTATATTCTCTTTATTCAGTCACTGAATAAACGCATTTTCATACTGACTATGAAACGTAGCTAAAAATCTAGCGATTTGTAGTCTTTCTATGGAAAAATTCGAGTTAACATGTCGTAATTTCAACCCCCAAAATTTTAAATAGAGTAACGTATCTACAGCGATTAACATGAAATGAATTTCCGGTTAATATTGTTGACGATACTcgtcgaattttttttttctcggaAATATAAACCTTTTCTTATCTTATAGTAATTCGGGAAATTTAGCCCGAAATTCTTCTTAAACAGCTGTTTGTTTAGATTAAATTCGGATGAACTTAATCTCCTGCTCGCTTCAGTTTCCCTCTTTGAACATTCTTCTAACtccgaattaaaaaaaacggtTGCCCCTTACCTTTACAAGGCCTAAATCCAACAAGActtgaaatgtttattttcgCGAAAGGAAAGGTCTATAATTGTCAAAGTCTTTCATAAAATGCCTTTTACAAGTGCTGTAATTCacgatattttaatatatatttaacagtaTTACTTGAAAATGAAGAGGGTTTGTCCTTTAACCATGCTTATAAAGTGTACGAATTTTGATAAACATGCATGCGAGGGTTTTCTTGGAATTTGTCTAAAAAGGCTGAAATggacgcacacacacacacacacacacacgctcAGCAGCGATGCCATATCTCCTTTGCAACAAGTTGCGTGAGGGGTTAATAAAATTGGTGTTGTAATTACTGATCAGAGAGCCCGGTCATGGTGACAATCAATCATACCTACACTCTACATTGTCAGTAAAATTGGTGACCAACATTCAGTATGAAGGTATAAACCAACGTTTAACATTAGGAAGAAATTGTTACCAATTGTCATAAATCATTGCCATTGGTGACAATATATAGTATAAAAGTATCTGCTAAGTATGGTGAAACCTAGGACGCACCTAATGTGTAACCTTCGAATAATTACGCCTTCACTATGGTAAAATTAACCAAGTTCAAGTCAAAGCAGCGTTTTTGATATGAGTACATGGAACTCATCTGATACTTTACACACATAACAAACATGGAATTTTGCAACGACATTGTTCACTTTGTACACTTTTACCTCTAGATGTAATGTGTCATTGAGTTATAGTGGACATGTTgtacatgttacaaacaataGTATCGGTATCGGCCATTTGGACACACTGCATTGGTAAATGCAAGTAATAAAACTTCATGATACAgaaatttgttaatggtttacatgtaacataaaaGCTCCAGATGGTTAAGTGaccatttatttaattttaagtattatactacatacatgtagtagccCATGGTCCTATTTGCTAAATATCGACATCTGGACATCAGAAAGGATTACCATTAAGATGAAAACGTTGCTCGTTCTTCTGTTTGTACTGTGTTTTCAAAGAGAAGGTAAATTCTGTTTGTTTGTCAAATTAGAACCTGTGAGTAATAGTTTTTACCTTTTTGTATATTCATGGCGCTTTTTGAATACCAGTTTCCCGCTGTACTCTTTTGGATGGGAAATGGGTTCCCGTACagcattctctctctctctctctctctctctctctctctctctctctctctctcaaattagaAGATTCTCACCTTATATTTTTGGTAGCACTGTGTGATTGTCAGTTCCCCGCTGAACTTCATGGGGAATGGTTCTCCGTGGAGAATTCTATTCCTCTCCGCCTCGGTATCAGCGGGAATTTCTGGAACGAAATCTCGGGACCGAAGGACTCTCAAGCCAGCTACATGACATGTAAAGACATCTTTATTCATCCACCCAGACCAGAGCAAGACGGTACACAGGGAAACAACATGACAGTATTGATGGAGTACCACAAGTAAGATAATTTAGTTTTACGTAGGAAACACGTAAGTTTTAAACGTATAAAACGATTCGGACAATCACTGCATTGTTTTATATTAGAACAATAGATCAGATATCATGCTTTGGCCACAGAACCGGATAAAGCTTATGGAGGTCCACCAAATGATAAACTATATTGTTTGCACGCGTGCTTGTCGTTTGCTCAGTGTTTGAATGTGGGCAATGTCTGGGGTCAGGGTGAGAATCAGAAAGTGGGGAGTTTTCTGAAGAAATAAGACTTTAATCCAAACATGAAACGTTATAAAACTTGGAACGGGCAATACCTGACCAAGTTCAATAAGATGCCAAGTTAAAAAGAATAGCTGCTAtggataaaatacattttccaaGGAGATCCGAAAAAACTCTTACATTAATGAACTTGAGCTGCAAAACACGATATGTCTAGTCCTTCGATATTATGTATAAGTATATGATATGTAAATGTAGTATCTACAAGTACGCACAACTCCGCCACCATAACCGGAAAATACCCCgcttttttggtttaaatttttagatatgacCATAACCATCGTATTTTCAAATATAAGAAACGCGTTTTAAACTTGATAACCTCATTCAATCGAACGCTTATAACATGTATGCGTCCCGTCAGATGACTCTTAACTTCGTCATCAGAgagtttcatgaaaatttatcattattaatgtacattatgtaCAGTCTTTTTTTccgaaataattaaaaatcacaACGTTTAAAGTTTAAATAGTAATAGAATTAAGAGAAAATAATTTAACAGTATAACAACTATAACGACGGACATGAGTTAAAAGTgcatatacaaatacatgtacttgaattcTGCCCCTCGTCTCTCTTCTAACGTTTTAGTGCAATATCGTAAGTGTTCCTATGACCACAAGCATCGCATTTTCTCCACTAAGTAAACTGGAATACCAAGCTTTGTCTCACAGCATCCGAGGTAAACTTTTTGCACACATAGCACTTTTCTTACCGTATTATTTCAACGTCTGGGTCCTCGAAATTTCAATGGTTGAGCCAGGTCTTATGTGTTACTGCATCTCCAAGTGGTCCGGTACAATGATGGAGATTCTTTTCTTTTCCTTTCTCTTTCAATATTGGTCCCTCGTCATTTTTATCGTTTGCTGCGTTCTTTGTGATAGTCTCCTTCTTGTAGTGTTGAATATCAAGTTCAACATCAGCCTCTGTGATGCAGCGAGCAGATGTTAGTTTTTATTTGCCGATTttgaagaaacaaaaaatacccCCGCTCTTATTTGGATACACAAAATGAGCAAATTTTTACAGGAAGTTGATttcgaagtttttaaaaaatgaccaaacaaagagtgtgttaaaatttcaaccaACTGCGATTAATAGTTCCTGAGAAAtcattgacaaaaatttgttcaaCGTTTAGTCTTAGAATCAACAAAGTCGTTTTCGAACAGTTATTCGATCGTTTAATAATGGTTATATCTTGTATccacgtatacatgtatttcaataatCAAATAGGATGTAAGCATTGATGCTATTGACATGTTGccaacacatttatttttttaaatgaaaatcttATCTGTTTTTCTTTTAGCATGAAACATATGAACGAAATTGATGGGACCGTGAACGTTTGTGTGGATATTCTTTGGAGATCAATTAATGTTGTCCAATACAGGAAAGGTTACCCAGCTACTTGTGTTTATAAAAGTGGATTGTTCTGAAAATAGCACAAGAGAAGAAcgttattttattcatattcttGATAAAGTTAATATCGTGCGTTTAGTCTGCTATGGACTATCTATCTTAACCATACTTtataatttaatgcattttattaCTTTAGAATACATTGTGACATTTGAGGGCCAATACGTAAGCATGTTTAACATCTGTCCCTCCGTAACGAACGCTTACAAGGGGGAGTTTAACTTACCTACGACACTGGAAACGACCACCATGTACCGTGAGTAATCCACAGATACTTGATCTACCGGTAAATgtataatgataattaatacTTATCttgtggtttaaaaaaaaattgatgataaaTTGTCAAATGTGACACATTAACTAATCAagtgaaaatacatgtatttttaagacAAAGTGTAGgtgttttaaattgaatattttatgtatggtgttttaaattgaatattttatttgggGTCACGGctagttttttttcatttcatcgagttcctacatttttaatttcctttttaaGACCCCTTTAACATAAAGCCAAGAATAGCGTTCAAGGTATTAACAGAAATagcatttatatacatgtaataaactgATTTCGATGTGTACCTCTTTTTCCCCACAGGTTACACGTATATTAACTAATTCAGTATAAATTTGATTCTTTATCTTTAAGGCTGGATGAGTTTTCCTATGAAATGTTCAGAAATATTTCAACCTGGTGTTTACCAGATTGATTATGAAAAACATTGGATGAAGGAAGTCTGTAGCAATTCTCCATGTCTACTAACTGCCTGCCCAACTCGAAGAGAGGACAAACTTGTCTTGTCGTATACAGCTTCTGACGACAACACAAAAGGTAAACCATCAACCCCTAaagtaaaacaaacatttaagtACTAGTATACTCAAAATGACTTCTTATTAATATTGAACTcaattgtttatcaaaatattatgacaatttttttatatggcATAGGGCTTGTAGGAAATGTGTCTTTGTAATTGCGGTATTTGGCaagttgataaaaatcaactATTTCGTGGATTTCTAGGCTGTTTATTCTTTGGCTTAGAAACCTCAAATTTACACCAAGGAAGATGAAAGACTGGTTTTACAGCTCTACAGTTGTTGTATATATTACTAGACATTGTCATAATCTGAAGCCCTTCATCACCGCCGGTGTCAAAAGAAAGTCTTCTCGAACAGCCTTACAAATAACATTCGAtcaatgccaaaaaaaaaaaaaaaacaaacaaaaatacaatgAACTTATAAAGTACTTATTTgacacagaaaataaaaaccagccgtatataatacatattggctgcaatcaaattcaaaatcaatgaaaGACTTCGGAATCATGAGAGCTGTATGCATTTTTATCGATATCAAATCGAGCAAATAAAGCATGCCGTCGAAATAATAtgcataatatttcaaaattcttcTTGACTGAgtaatttattaagaaaaaatagtTTGGAAATGATCAAAAGAAAATtcagaacaaaataaaatataaaatcaaatcataAGCCAAAtgcaattttcattcatttagtCTCTAAGATCCTATAAAATGGTACAAGAGGCACAAGCTAcatgaaatatatgtatttacaaTGGGCAAAATAGATTAGTATATGTTGGTGTATAACAGAAAATCGTAAGAATTTTGATTATGAATTCACAAagttttttttgaaattgaattttgtcAACAAACAGGAAATggggtggtcaacaaattacccatgGGATCTGCCTTAAACTTTTGAATGTGCGGTTTTTTGCTTTAGACTAATATTTAGTAAAGGAAAAATCAAATATGTTAGCactaaaatttaaacatttttctgtatcttaatataGAGCTGCCCTTCGTCTTAAAGGGTAAAGATaggtttattataataattatttatgcTACCTTGTTGAAAATCGTTCCGAAATCAGATGTTACAAAATGTAACTACAGTGAATATAATTATCTTCTTTCAGTTTTGACCTTTGACTGCCTTGGGTCTTGGAAAGCTACTGTGAATGGACGAGAGTACACTTACGCAGCTCTACGGTCCTTAGATATTAATGGCATCGAGGAAAGCTACAAATGTATGGTAAGCAAATGCTCACTagaacaacccccccccccccccccgattggtacaaaaatagatCCCACCAAATGATGCCTAAACAAAAAgtttgtaaaaatttcaaacatctgcATTAAAtagctgagaaatctttgataagactttgattgaaaatgtatgtttaaaaaaaccaacaaatttattattaaacaggaagttgacgtccgattggtacaaaaatgatataatataaaaaatcccATCATATGGCATGCccaagtattaaaatttcaatcgTCTGCAATGAATAGTTACTTAACAAACTCCGATTTGAATAAGGCGGAGTCGACGTATGGTTTACTGTCTAGTCATTGGCTAAAAGATATGAATTCATTAAATGCAATGACACTCGTCCGATTTCATCACCGATGTAAACTTCGTTGAAACAGCGTCAATTTCACACAACAGAGATATTGACAACGACTTTCGTTTTGACagtttgtaaatattaatgACCTTCTCTTAGCGAATTTGAAGAAATGAGGTGAATATTTGAAACTTGTTTTGATGAACAAACTAGATTCATGTAGTAACATTCCAAAAGCCTAGACTCTTGTTAAAACGGACCGAAACACAAATTCTATTATTCAATATCAACACGCGTATGGACATAATTTTCGTTCATTTAGTATTTTCACGTGTACGTTCAACACTAAGATaagattgaaataaattatgaatGATATACTGATATGGACTGATTGTTTACATAGAATAATTTgtggtatttacatgtactagatgACAAATAGAAACGCAAAGTTTCCAGATGGCAAAGAACGATGGGTGATGTCAACGGACTGTAACAAGTTGTACAACACTGTATTCGCATCAGAAAAACTTACAATTTCAAAAGGTACACTTTCACATAttgtatgatttattttttttttggacaaaatcGTTCCCTATACTAAAGTACAAAAAAGTATGATACAACAAgcatgtgtttatttttgtcatactTTTTTCAACGAAGAAGACGTTTGGAATTTGTTAGTCTTAATacaaaaagataataaaattgttttttagttGCGTAAGATTTAGAGATTCGAGTATTACAGTTTATCGTTGAACATATGCCAATATTTGTTCTACTAATAGACAGTGAATCAAActtgcaagtttttttttcaaagagcaaatcaatttcaaatgattcttttttttaatcgcCTCGAGACGTTTCTTTGCGTACGAGACAATTCATGAAAGAGATTGAAAAGCTCTTTTGacaaattgacatatttttgcattataattttatattgtcttatttttttccagCTTCTCCAGGGAtgaaatgtgaaaaataaaCCATCATGCTTTCAACTTTGGGTTGAAAGTATATGAATCTCCATTCTGATTTTTCATTCGTCATTCTCTGGGCTGTTCAGAGAAGAATCCCTTGTGTTTAGTTTTGTCTTTTAAAGAAAGGTAACCCAAACTGAATCAACGCTGTCCAAGAACAAGAGGCCTTAGAGCCTTTACGGTCAGCTGGCTATTATGCAATCTTGTAGGTTTATTAtccataaaaaacaaataacaatattaTGATAGGGCTATATGTGGCTTAAAAAGATTCATAAGAACATGTAGCTGCATGTCTGTAGCGCTTGGTCTGGAAAcgtcggatggacgacctgagAGCTACAGCTCGGTTCATGTTAGAGTTAAAATTTGCGGCGCACAAAATTGAGCTAGTTTAATTTTTGACTGATCGGGCgaattctgtaaaaaaaagaatggtaccattaaattcttcaaacAATTTACTACCgatatcgtcactttacttgGCCTAGACTCTCTCttcaaggggcatggtcacgattttggtcaaattttaattttctgtttttattatatgcAAAGGTGgaggaatgcatttttaatgatcaaatgaaatttgggtgccagtcgttgagttttaagcaagatacagggcttacaactcttcgtcatgtaaacaaggctcgtgccctgtttttgtttacataaagttaatataccagtaaaaaatcttttcaaagctggtttgtctatcttactattcattttaaacataaaaatccAGTTCCttacgattaacacattcattttaggtctaaaactggaattttcacttcataattcaaaatgtaaacaaacgctttgtttacatagcgaagaattgtaggCTCATTAACTCGCTTATGACTCATCACAtggcactcaaattttggttgcctattaaaaatgccttactgaagcattgtaaacatcaaaatcgaaaaaaaaattgaccaaaatcgtgaccatgcccctttaaacacGCTAACTgacctcggaaaatgaagtaAATTAACTTTGTGAgcagatcgagagtcgccattttgtACTgataaacaaactgcaccacttcactttacggGGATGTTAATAAAATCAAAGGCAAGTGACATAATCTGTTGTTAAGTGTTAGATGAATACTAGCATTTTGGAATTAA carries:
- the LOC128157188 gene encoding uncharacterized protein LOC128157188; this encodes MKTLLVLLFVLCFQREALCDCQFPAELHGEWFSVENSIPLRLGISGNFWNEISGPKDSQASYMTCKDIFIHPPRPEQDGTQGNNMTVLMEYHNMKHMNEIDGTVNVCVDILWRSINVVQYRKEYIVTFEGQYVSMFNICPSVTNAYKGEFNLPTTLETTTMYRWMSFPMKCSEIFQPGVYQIDYEKHWMKEVCSNSPCLLTACPTRREDKLVLSYTASDDNTKVLTFDCLGSWKATVNGREYTYAALRSLDINGIEESYKCMMTNRNAKFPDGKERWVMSTDCNKLYNTVFASEKLTISKASPGMKCEK